GCAAGATCAATCGCCTGATCATGGGCGGGCCGATGATGGGCTTTACCCTGCCATCGCTGGACGTGCCCCTGATCAAGACCAGCAACTGCCTGCTGGCCAGCACCGCCGCCGAACTGCCGCCACCACCGCCGGCAATGCCCTGCATCCGCTGCGGCGAATGCGCCGAGGCTTGCCCGGCCAGCCTGTTGCCGCAACAACTGCACTTCTTCGCCCTTGGCCAGGAGCACGAGCAGCTCAAGGCACACAACCTGTTCGACTGCATCGAATGCGGCGCCTGCGCCTACGTCTGCCCGTCGAGCATCCCGCTGGTGCAGTACTACCGTGTGGCCAAGGCGGAAATCCGCGAGCTGGAGCAGAAGCAACTCAAGGCCGAACACTCCAAACAGCGCTTCGAGCAACGCCAGGAACGCCTGCGCCGCGCAGAGGAGCAGAAGGAAGCCGAACGCAAGGCCCGCGCCGAAAAAGCCGCCCGCGCCAAGGCAGCACAGGCTGACGCACCACCTGCTGCCGCAGCGGCGCCGGCCGATGAAGCGCTGAAGAAGCTCAAGATCGAAGCCAGCATGGCCCAGGTCGCGTTGAGGAAGGCAGAGAAACAGCTGGCCGCCCACGACACGCCGGAGCTGCAAGCGCAAGTCAACGAGCTGCGCGCCGCAGCCGAAGCTGCACAGAAGGCCCTGGCCGAGGCCCAGGCGACAGCCCCTGCCCCCGCGCCCAAACCGGCTGGCGATGAAGCGCTGAAGAAGGCCAAGATCGACGCCGCCATGCTCAAGGCGCAATTGCGCAAGCTGGAAAAAATCGAGAACCCGGACGACGAGCAACAGGCCGAAGTCGCCCGCGTGCGCCAGCAACTGGAAGCCGCCGAGAAGGCCCTGGCCGAGCTGGACAGCCAGAAGCCCACAGCCCCTGCCAAACCCGCTGGCGACGAAGCGCTGAAAAAAGCCAAGATCGAAGCCGCCATGCTCAAGGCCCAACTGCGCAAGCTGGAAAAGATCGAAACACCGGACGACGAGCAACAAGCGGAAATCGCCCGTGTAAGCCAGCAGCTCGAAGCCGCCGAGAAAGCCCTGACCGAGTTGCAGAGCCAGGCGCCGGCACCAGCCGCCAAACCCGCCGGCGACGATGCGCTGAAAAGAGCCAAGATCGAACTGGCGATGAAACGCGCCGAACTGAAGAAGGCAGAAAAGGCCGGCAGCGACGACACCGCACTGCAACCGCTGCGCGATGCCCTGGCCGCCGCTGAACAAGCGCTGCACGCCGCCGAAGCGGCCTCGGGCAAACCGGCACCGGATCTGGTGCGCACCGAACGCCCCGGCGTGGATGCTGATCTGAAAGCCTTTAAAACCGAAGTGGCCTTCGCCCGAGCAGACCTGCGCAAGCTGGAACGTGACGACAACACCACTGCCGATGCACTGGAGCAGGCGCGCACACGCTTGAGCGAAGCAGAACGCAAGCTGGCCGAATACCAACCCTGACAGCCGCCCCGGATTGCATCCGGGCTACAAAAAGATACCCCGTCGCGCCGGAGCACCTGGGCGGCACAGACAACCGTAACCCGGATGCAATCCGGGAACCGCGCCCAACAAGGCGCCGCTACAGTAACGACCGGAGCGCCGATGGCCCTGCCCCGCATCACATCGCCCCACGCCACGGGCAGCAACCGTACCCAGCAGGTCATGCTGCAGGTGCTGCTGGCCACCGTGCCGGGCATCCTCGCCCTAACCTGGCTGTTCGGCGCCGGCACCCTGTTCAATCTGGTCTGGGCCAGCCTCTGCGCTCTGGGCTTCGAGGCTGCGCTGCTGGCGGCACGCAAACGCCCGATCGCGTTCTTCCTCAAGGACTACAGCGCCCTGGTCACCGCCGTGCTGCTGGCCCTGGCCCTGCCGCCCTACTCGCCCTGGTGGCTGACGCTGATCGCCTGCGGCTTCGCCATCGGCTTCGGCAAGCAGCTCTATGGTGGCCTCGGGCAGAACCCGTTCAACCCGGCCATGGTCGGCTACGTGGTGGTGCTGATCTCCTTCCCCGTCGACATGACCAGTTGGCCCGCGCCGCATGGTGTCGCTGCACTGGACGGCATCAAGCACATCCTCGGTATCGTCAGCCTGCCGGATGGCTGGGCCCAGGCAACCGCGCTGGACGCGCTGAAGGTGAACAAGAGCCTGACCATCGACGAGCTGCACGCCAGTAACCCGGCCTTCGGCCATTTCGGCGGTGCCGGCAGCGAGGCGGTCAACCTGGCGTTTCTCGCCGGCGGCCTGTATCTGCTGCACAAGCGCCTGATCACCTGGCATGCACCGCTGGGCATGCTCGCCGCGCTGTTCGTCATGAGCCTGCTGTTCTGGAACGGCAGCGGTTCGGATTCCAACGGCTCGCCGCTGTTCCACCTGCTCACCGGCGCCACCATGCTTGGCGCCTTCTTCATCGTCACCGACCCGGTGTCCGGCGCCACCAGCAGTCGCGGGCGTCTGGTGTTCGGCATCGGCGTCGGCGTGCTGGTCTACGTGATCCGCACCTGGGGCGGCTACCCGGATGCGGTGGCATTCGCCGTGCTGCTGATGAACCTGACGGCGCCGACCATCGACTACTACACCCGGCCACGCAGCTACGGCCACCGCAAGCCCAATAGCGGCTTCAAGTTGGGAGAATGAGCATGCTGCCGGAAATCAGCCGCTCGATGCTGAAAAACGCCCTGGTGCTTGGCCTGTTCGCTATCGGCACCGTCGGCACCGTCGCCCTGCTGCAACAGGGCACCGCCGAGCGCATCGCCAATGCCGAACGTGAAGCGCAGGTGCGTGCCCTGGCGGAAATCCTGCCGGCCGGCAGCTACGACAATCACTTGCTGGATAACCGCATCGAGCTCAACGCTCCCGAGCTGGGCCATCGCAGCCCGCAGTCGGCCTACCTGGCACTCAAGGGCGGTGAGCCCAGCGCGCTGATCCTGCCGGTGACCGCTCCGGACGGCTACAGCGGGGCCATCCACCTGCTGGTGGGCATCTTCGCCGATGGCCGCCTGGCTGGCGTGCGCGTGCTCAGCCATAAGGAAACACCTGGACTGGGGGACAAGATCGAACTGGCCAAGAGCGACTGGATACGCGGCTTCGAAGGCAAATCCCTGAAAGACCCTGGCGAAGAGCGCTGGGCGGTGAAAAAGGATCGTGGCGACTTCGACCAGTTCGCCGGCGCCACCATCACCCCGCGCGCTGTGGTCAAGGCCGTGCACGGCGCCCTGCGCTACTTCGACACGCACCGCGCCCAGTTGCTGGGCCAGGTGGAGGATGAACGATGACCAGCTACCGCGAAATCAGCCTCAATGGCCTGTGGAAGAACAATCCCGCACTGGTGCAGTTGCTCGGCCTTTGCCCGCTGCTTGGGGTGAGCAACTCCACCGTCAACGCCTTGGGTCTGGCCCTGGCCAGTGCCGTGGTGCTGGTGTGTTCGAACACCGCCGTGTCGCTGGTACGTGGCGTGGTCAACACGGCTGTGCGTCTGCCGGCCTTCGTCATGATCATCGCCGCGCTGACCACCTGCATCGAACTACTGATGCAGGCCTACACCTACGAGCTGTACCAGATCCTCGGCATCTTCATCCCGCTGATCACCACCAACTGCGTGATCCTCGGTCGCGCCGACGGCTTCGCCGCCAAGCACGACCCGGCCCGCGCCGCCTACGACGGCCTGATGATGGGCCTGGGCTTTGGCACCGTGCTGGTGCTGATCGGCGCCATCCGCGAACTGCTCGGCACTGGCGCACTGTTCGCCAACATGCACCTGCTGTTCGGGCCCATCGCCGCCGATTGGAAACTCACCCTGGTGCACGATTACCGCGGCTTCCTGCTGGCCATCCTGCCACCGGGCGCGTTCATCGTTCTGGGCCTGCTGATCGCCGGCAAGAACCGCATCGATCAGATCGCCGCCGAGCGAGCCAAGGCCGCCGCGCCCGAACTACCCGCCCAAAGCCGCCGCGTTCGCGTTACCGGAGTCATCGAATGAATGCTGCCAAGCGCCAGGAAATCTTCCGCCGCCTGCACGAAGACAACCCCGAGCCGAAAACCGAGCTGGCCTACAGCACCCCCTTCGAGCTGCTGGTAGCCGTGACGCTCTCGGCTCAGGCCACCGACGTCAGCGTCAACAAGGCCACGGCCAAGCTGTTTCCCGTGGCCAACACGCCGGAGGCCATTTATGCCCTGGGCGTTGAGGGTCTTTCCGAGTACATCAAGACCATCGGCCTGTACAACAGCAAGGCGAAGAACGTCATCGAGGCCTGCCGCCTCCTTATCGAGAAGCACGGCAGCGTGGTGCCGGACAACCGCGAAGACCTCGAAGCGCTGCCCGGCGTCGGCCGCAAGACCGCCAACGTGGTGCTCAACACGGCGTTTCGCCAGTTGGCCATGGCCGTGGACACGCATATTTTCCGCGTCAGCAACCGCACTGGCATCGCGCCAGGCAAGAACGTGGTCGAGGTAGAAAAGAAGCTGCTCAAGTTCGTGCCCAAGGATTACCTGCTCGACGCCCACCATTGGTTGATCCTGCACGGGCGCTACGTCTGCACCGCGCGCAAACCGCGTTGTGGCGCCTGCCGCATCGAAGACCTGTGCGAGTACAAGGCGAAAACCTCCGACGATTGATCGACCATAGAATCCGGCGATCTCCTGATTGAAAAAATCTTTTTTACCCGCTCAATTTTTGTCGCTATAAGGTGCGCAAATGGCCCCAGTCACTGGCCTGGAGTGGAATAGATGAGCACTGACAAAGAAGACCTCGAACTGGACGAAGACTTTGTCGCGGAAGAATCGGACGATGCCGAGCCTGCGGTGGAAGTCGCCAAGACCAACCTGACCAAGCGTCGCATCATCGACAACTTCCTCGAAGAGCGTCGCCTGCACAAACAGCTGGCCGAATACGATTTCGATATCTGAGTATCGAGTTGCACAGAAGAAGCCCCGCTGATTCAGAGCGTGTGAAAACGCACTGACGCCAGAAAAATCCAACGCCCCGACTGGTTCGGGGCGTTGGTGTTTTTGATGCTTGGAAATGGAAGGCGGGATTTACCCCAACAGCTCGATCAGCCGACGGGCACCCATCACATTGATGGCACGCTTCAGGTTGTAGGCGTTGACCGCCAGGGCCATTTCCGTCCGAGCGCCCTGCAGTTGTCGGAGCAGGAAGCGACCATTACCCAAAATCCATTGCTTCAGGTTGCCGAAGGGATGTTCGACGATGGATCGGCGCCTGACCATCATCTCTGGATGCGCCTGCATCCGCTGATGCATGCGCTCGAATGCGGCCTCATGGACATGCCGAGTCACGTGTCGACGTTTAGCCTTGGTGCAGCGTGATTTCAATGGACAAGCCGTGCAGTCGCCGCGTAGAGCATAAATGCGCTGTAGGCCGTTTACCTGCTTGAGCGGTAACCATTGGCCTGCAGGGCATTGGTACTGGTCGTTTTCTGCGTCGTAGCTGAAGGCGCTGCGATCGAATAGCGGCGTGTCGTCGCCCTTGTTATTTATGCCCCGATTCTCCGGCACATAGGCCGTAATCCCAGCATCATCACACGCTTGAAACTGCTCACCATTGGAGTAGCCGGCATCGGCTGTAACCGTCAGCTCTTCCTGCGCCAGGATCGCCTGGGCAGCCTTGGCCATAGGTTCCAGTTGTTGGTTATCGCTGCCATCCTGAGTGACAGCATGATGCACGATCAGCCCATGCTCGCCATCCACCGCGTTTTGCACGTTATAAGCCACGCGAGCCCCCTAGTGGGTACGCATCATGCGCGCCTCGCTCTCACCCACGACGAACTGCTCCAGCCCCTGTACCTCCATCAACGCCTGGGCTGTCAGGTTATCGGCATGTCGGCTCTCCAGCTGCTGCAGCGCAGCCTTGACCGCACTGCGATCAACCACTTCAGCGGCCTCACTGCGGTCAGCCTCGTCCAGTTCGGCCAGATAACGGGCGATCTGCGCCTCCAGCTTGCCTTGTTGACGCTTGAGCTTCGTCAGGCTCAGATGCTTGCGTTGCGACGCTACCGCCTGAAACTTGCTGCCATCGATGGCCACGAGTTGCCCGCTGATCAGCCCCACCTGGCGACAGAACCGGACGAAGGTGCGGCAGGTCGCCTGAAAAGCAGCGCTGTTGTCCTTGCGAAAATCAGCAATGGTCTTGAAATCCGGTGCCAATCGGCCCAGCAGCCACATCACCTCGACATTGCGTTGGCACTCAGCTTCCAGGCGCCGGGAGGAGCGGATGCGCTGGAAGTAACCGTACAGATAAAGCTTGAGTAGATCCGCTGGATCATAGCCAGGACGTCCAGTCTTGAGTGGTTCGGCCTTGCTGAAACCCAGAGCCTGCAGATCCAGGCGGGCGACATAGGCCTCGATCACCCGTACCAGGTGATCCTCCGGCACCAGCTCCTCCAATGTGGGAGGAAACAGGCTGCTTTGCTGACGACCTTCGCCCTGGATGTAGCCCATAAACGACAATGCCCCCATCGACTGATGGAGGCATTGTCTTCAGCTTGCTCTCAGACTGCTAGGTTTTCACACAGTCTGTGATTGCGGGGCTTTTCGTATGTCGCGATCAGACGCGGCGAGACGGGGAAAGCAGTTCGATCTTGTAACCGTCCGGGTCCTCGACGAAGGCCAGGATGCTCGTGCCGTGCTTCATCGGGCCCGGCTCGCGGGTGATCTTGCCGCCACGGCCGCGAATATCCTCGCAGGCCTTGTAGACATCCTCGACTTCCAGAGCGATATGGCCGTAGCCGGTGCCGAGCTCGTAGTGCTCGACGCCCCAGTTGTGGGTCAGCTCGATCACGCTGTTGTGCGCCTCGTCGCCGTAGCCGACGAAGGCCAGAGTGAACTGCCCATCCGGATAATCCTTACGGCGCAGCAGGGTCATGCCCAGCACTTCGGTGTAGAAGGCAATGGACTTGTCCAGATCGCCGACGCGCAGCATGGTGTGCAGCAGTCTCATCAGGTTGTACTCCTAAAAAGCAGAACCCCGGCACATGGCCGGGGTTCTTGTGGCGCAGGTGGCTGAGCTTAGACCAGCTTGCGACCCTTGCCTGCAGCAATACGCATACGCAGAGCGTTGAGCTTGATGAAGCCCGCCGCGTCCTGCTGGTTGTAGGCGCCGCCATCTTCCTCGAAGGTCGCGATATTGGCATCGAACAGCGAATCGTCGGACTTGCGGCCGGTGACGATGACGTTGCCTTTGTACAGCTTCAGGCGGACCACGCCGTTCACATTGGCTTGGGAGGCGTCGATCATCTGTTGCAGCATCAGACGCTCCGGGCTCCACCAGAAACCGTTATAGATCAGGCTGGCGTATTTCGGCATCAGCTCGTCTTTCAGGTGAGCCACTTCGCGGTCGAGGGTGATCGACTCGATAGCGCGGTGGGCCTTGAGCATGATGGTGCCGCCGGGGGTCTCATAGCAGCCACGGGATTTCATGCCGACGAAGCGGTTCTCGACGATGTCCAGACGGCCGATGCCGTTCTCGCCGCCGATGCGGTTCAGTTCGGCCAGCACGGTGGCCGGGGTCATGGCTTTGCCGTCGATGGCGACGATGTCACCGGCCTTGTAGGTCAGCTCGATATAGGTGGGGGTGTCCGGCGCCGCTTCCGGCGACTTGGTCCAACGCCACATGTCTTCTTCGTGCTCGGTCCAGGTGTCTTCGAGCACACCACCTTCATAGGAGATATGCAGCAGGTTGGCATCCATGGAGTACGGCGACTTCTTCTTGCCGTGACGCTCGATCGGGATGGCATGCTTCTCGGCGTAGTCCATCAGCTTCTCGCGCGACAGCAGGTCCCACTCGCGCCACGGGGCGATGACTTTCACGCCAGGCTTCAGCGCGTAGGCGCCCAGCTCGAAACGCACCTGGTCGTTGCCCTTGCCGGTAGCACCGTGGGAGATGGCGTCGGCGCCGGTCTCGTTGGCGATTTCGATCAGGCGCTTGGCGATCAGTGGACGGGCGATGGAAGTACCCAGCAGGTACTCGCCTTCATAGACGGTGTTGGCGCGGAACATCGGGTAGACGAAATCGCGGACGAACTCTTCGCGCAGGTCGTCGATGTAGATTTCCTTGACGCCCATTGCCTGAGCCTTGGCGCGGGCCGGCTCGACCTCTTCACCTTGGCCGAGATCGGCGGTGAAGGTCACCACTTCACAGTTGTAGGTATCTTGCAGCCACTTGAGGATCACCGAGGTGTCCAGGCCACCGGAATAGGCCAGAACTACCTTTTTGACGTCCGCCATGCCATCACTCCACGGGTTGTACGGTAAAACCCGTGATTCTACTGGCCTCGCGCCTCAATTTACAGGGGCGCGACAGCTTGTGATGACGAAGCGACGGGAAGAATCGGCTTTTTTGCTAGGAGGGCGTACTTCCGGCCGGGTCAACCGGGGGGCTTGGTGGAGCGGTCTGCGGGGCGCTCTGTACCGGGGCGTCCGACGCTGGCATACGATCCAGGCGCAGGGTCGCACGGCGATTCTTGGCGCGATTGGCTTCGTTGTTGTTCGGCACCAGCGGGTAGCGCTCGCCGTGAAAGCGCATGGTGATCTGCTCGACCGGTATGCCGCCGGCCACCAGATACTCCTGCACGGCCAGCGCGCGGCGGCGTGACAGGTCACGATTGGTCAGGCGATTGCCGCTGTTGTCGGCATGGCCGTCGATCTGGAAGCTGTTGATGGTGGGGTCAGCCTTGACGAAGTCGAGGACGATATCGAGCTTGGCCTTGGCCATCGGATCGAGATCAATGCCGCCACCGGGAAAGCCGATCTGCGCCTGGCGAATCTGATCGAAATTGACCGGCAGCAGCTTGGCGGTACAGGCCTGGTAATCATCATATGCCTTGTGAAACTTGACCGGCAGCAGCCGCACTTCCAGGTTATCGCCGCTATTGAGCGTGCGATGACGCACCACCGGGCTGCGCCCTTCGAGCAAGCCGGTTAGCAGGCGCGAGCCCTGCTCCTGCGAGCTGTTGAACGGCACCTCGCCATTACCGACGCTGACCACCCCCAGGTTGATATCGCCGCGCCCTGGCTGCCAGGGCGCCGCTGCAGCGAGCAAGGTCGCCGACCCCGCGCCCATCCAGCGCTCACGCGCCTTGAGACGAAAAGTGACCTGTTCGCCAGCACGGCGCACGAACTCACCACTGCCGAAATTGCTGATCGGCTGACTCAGGCGACATTCGAACTGATCGCCCTCGACCGTCCACTCCACCTTCTCCAGCCGTGTCTGGAAGCTGATGGCATGCGCTGGCAGGCACAAGGGCATGCCAACCAGCAGGCTGATCAGAAGGAAATTGGGCGCACGCACGACAGGCTCCACGACGGTTCACGGCATTCTCACGGGGTATCGGTCAGGCGCGCGGAAACTTGACACCCTGCGTGCGATTGTCGCGTCGGCGCGAGCGCGAACAGGCGCTTTTCAGTTACCATGCGGCCACGTTTTACCCGCCTGGAAGCCTCCATGTCCGACCGCCTGACTCTCCTGCGTCCCGATGACTGGCACATTCACCTGCGCGATGGCGCGGTGCTGCCACATACCGTCGGCGATGCCGCGCGCACTTTCGGCCGCGCCATCATCATGCCCAACCTGGTACCGCCGGTACGCAATGCCGCAGAGGCCGATGCCTATCGTCAGCGTATTCTCGCTGCACGCCCGGCTGGCAGCCGCTTCGAGCCGCTGATGGTGCTCTACCTCACCGACAACACCAGCCCCGAGGACGTGCGTGCGGCCAAGGCCAGCGGTTTCGTGCATGCCGCCAAGCTCTATCCGGCCGGCGCCACCACCAATTCCGACTCGGGCGTAACCAGCATCGACAAGATCTTCCCGGCCCTCGAAACTATGGCCGAAGTCGGCATGCTGCTGCTGGTACACGGCGAAGTGACTCGCGCCGAGATCGACGTGTTCGACCGCGAGAAAGCCTTCATCGACGAGCACCTCACCCGTGTGGTCGAGCGCTTCCCCACACTGAAGGTAGTGTTCGAGCACATCACCACCCGTGACGCCGTGCAGTTCGTCGAGGCCACCTCGGCCAACGTCGGCGCCACCATCACCGCGCATCACCTGCTGTACAACCGCAACCACATGCTGGTCGGCGGTATTCGCCCACACTTCTATTGCCTGCCGATTCTCAAGCGCACCGTGCACCAGGAGGCCCTGCTCGACGCCGCCACCAGTGGCAACGTCAAATTCTTCCTCGGCACCGACTCGGCACCGCACGTCAAGCATGCCAAGGAAGCCGCCTGCGGCTGCGCCGGCTGCTACACCGCCTATGCGGCCATCGAGCTGTATGCCGAAGCCTTCGAACAGCGCAACGCGCTGGACAAGCTGGAAGCCTTCGCCAGCTTCCACGGCCCGGACTTCTACGGCATGCCGCGCAACAGCGACAGCATCACCCTGGTGCGCGAAGAGTGGACCGTACCGGCCACCCTGCCCCTGGGCGACAACAGCGTCGTGCCGCTGCGCGCTGGCGAAACCCTGCGCTGGAAATTGCTGGAGGCTCAGGCGTGAGCGAAGACAACTACGACGACGAACTCGAGCCGAGCTTGCCGTCCGGCCCGCGCACGCCGATGGCGGCACGCTTTCGCGGCTACCTGCCGGTGGTGGTGGATGTGGAGACCGGCGGTTTCAACTGCGCCACCGATGCCCTGCTGGAAATCGCCGCGACCACCATCGCCATGGACGAGAGCGGCTTCCTCTACCCGGATCACACCCACTTCTTCCGCATCGAACCGTTCGAAGGCGCCAATATCGAACAAGCCGCGCTGGAATTCACCGGCATCAAGCTCGATCACCCGCTGCGCATGGCCGTCAGCGAGGAGCACGCGCTGGGGGAAATCTTCAAGGGCCTGCGCAAGTCGATCAAATCGGCTGGCTGCAAGCGCGCGATCCTGGTCGGCCACAACAGCAGCTTCGACCTGGGTTTCCTCAATGCTGCGGTGGCACGGTGCGGTATCAAGCGCAATCCCTTCCACCCCTTCTCTAGCTTCGACACCGCTACCCTCGCCGGTCTCGCTTATGGCCAGACCGTGCTGGCCAAAGCCTGCCAGACCGCTGGTATCGAGTTCGACGGCAAAGAAGCGCACTCGGCGCGCTACGACACCGAGAAGACCGCTGAGCTGTTCTGCGGCATCGTCAATCGCTGGAAGGAAATGGGCGGCTGGGACGAGTTCGATCAGTAACACGCAATCTCTCGCGTACATTAAAAAACCGGCCCAGGCCGGTTTTTTAATGTCTGGCCAACGGCCGAAAACCGTTCGTCAGGCACTGCGAGCATTCGCAATAGATCTTTGACAAGCATTCTCATTAACATTAGTATCCGACCCATCGAACAGAACCACCAAGACGAGCCTTGCTTATGTACGTCTGCCTCTGTGAAGGTGTCACCGATACTCAAATCCGCGATGCGGTCTACGAGGGCTGCTGCAGCTATCGTGAAGTACGCGGCACACTCGGCATCGCCAGCCAGTGTGGCAAGTGCGCTTGCCTGGCCAAGCAGGTCGTGCGCGAAACCATCGCCGAAGTGCAAAGCAGCCAAGCCTCGCTGGCCTACCCTGCAGGTTTCGTCGCAGCCTGAAACACGCCCCCGAAAATGAAAAAACCGGATCTCAGCATCCGGTTTTTTTTCATCCTCGAACAGCCATAGGATTACGTCAGGCCGTCGCGCTCCAGGTGGTCGAGGTCCACCGCCTCGCCCGGCTTGGCGTGCAGCTTGGCACGAATATCCTCGAAGATCGCGTCGTACTCGGCATGCGCCGACATGATCGGGCTATGGTTGGCGGGCAGACCATGCTTGGCCGTCAGCCGTGAAATCACGCTGGCGAAGTTGAATGCGGTATCGCGATGCATCTCAAAGACTTCTTCGAACGCCTTGCCGTCGATCTCGCCTACCAGGCGCCCGTGCAGCATGGGCCCCTCCTGCGGGTCCTCACGCACTTCATAGTAGAAATCGATGCTGTAACCGGGTTGACCGCTCTGGCCAGGAGGATTGCTGCGATGCAGATGGCCGGGTTCGAACATGGGTTCATTCCTTTGTCTTGATGCTGCGCGCACCCGGACGGGCGTATCCGCAGAGTCTAGCCCGCGACCCGCAGCCCTGCATGCATCATTTCAGTGCAAAGCCGAACTACCTGCCCTCTCCTGTACCAGCACCCAGGGCGCCACCACCACCGCCCAC
The genomic region above belongs to Pseudomonas sediminis and contains:
- a CDS encoding flagellar protein MotY, translated to MRAPNFLLISLLVGMPLCLPAHAISFQTRLEKVEWTVEGDQFECRLSQPISNFGSGEFVRRAGEQVTFRLKARERWMGAGSATLLAAAAPWQPGRGDINLGVVSVGNGEVPFNSSQEQGSRLLTGLLEGRSPVVRHRTLNSGDNLEVRLLPVKFHKAYDDYQACTAKLLPVNFDQIRQAQIGFPGGGIDLDPMAKAKLDIVLDFVKADPTINSFQIDGHADNSGNRLTNRDLSRRRALAVQEYLVAGGIPVEQITMRFHGERYPLVPNNNEANRAKNRRATLRLDRMPASDAPVQSAPQTAPPSPPVDPAGSTPS
- the gloA gene encoding lactoylglutathione lyase translates to MRLLHTMLRVGDLDKSIAFYTEVLGMTLLRRKDYPDGQFTLAFVGYGDEAHNSVIELTHNWGVEHYELGTGYGHIALEVEDVYKACEDIRGRGGKITREPGPMKHGTSILAFVEDPDGYKIELLSPSRRV
- the pyrC gene encoding dihydroorotase, yielding MSDRLTLLRPDDWHIHLRDGAVLPHTVGDAARTFGRAIIMPNLVPPVRNAAEADAYRQRILAARPAGSRFEPLMVLYLTDNTSPEDVRAAKASGFVHAAKLYPAGATTNSDSGVTSIDKIFPALETMAEVGMLLLVHGEVTRAEIDVFDREKAFIDEHLTRVVERFPTLKVVFEHITTRDAVQFVEATSANVGATITAHHLLYNRNHMLVGGIRPHFYCLPILKRTVHQEALLDAATSGNVKFFLGTDSAPHVKHAKEAACGCAGCYTAYAAIELYAEAFEQRNALDKLEAFASFHGPDFYGMPRNSDSITLVREEWTVPATLPLGDNSVVPLRAGETLRWKLLEAQA
- a CDS encoding argininosuccinate synthase; protein product: MADVKKVVLAYSGGLDTSVILKWLQDTYNCEVVTFTADLGQGEEVEPARAKAQAMGVKEIYIDDLREEFVRDFVYPMFRANTVYEGEYLLGTSIARPLIAKRLIEIANETGADAISHGATGKGNDQVRFELGAYALKPGVKVIAPWREWDLLSREKLMDYAEKHAIPIERHGKKKSPYSMDANLLHISYEGGVLEDTWTEHEEDMWRWTKSPEAAPDTPTYIELTYKAGDIVAIDGKAMTPATVLAELNRIGGENGIGRLDIVENRFVGMKSRGCYETPGGTIMLKAHRAIESITLDREVAHLKDELMPKYASLIYNGFWWSPERLMLQQMIDASQANVNGVVRLKLYKGNVIVTGRKSDDSLFDANIATFEEDGGAYNQQDAAGFIKLNALRMRIAAGKGRKLV
- the rsxG gene encoding electron transport complex subunit RsxG; the encoded protein is MLPEISRSMLKNALVLGLFAIGTVGTVALLQQGTAERIANAEREAQVRALAEILPAGSYDNHLLDNRIELNAPELGHRSPQSAYLALKGGEPSALILPVTAPDGYSGAIHLLVGIFADGRLAGVRVLSHKETPGLGDKIELAKSDWIRGFEGKSLKDPGEERWAVKKDRGDFDQFAGATITPRAVVKAVHGALRYFDTHRAQLLGQVEDER
- the nth gene encoding endonuclease III is translated as MNAAKRQEIFRRLHEDNPEPKTELAYSTPFELLVAVTLSAQATDVSVNKATAKLFPVANTPEAIYALGVEGLSEYIKTIGLYNSKAKNVIEACRLLIEKHGSVVPDNREDLEALPGVGRKTANVVLNTAFRQLAMAVDTHIFRVSNRTGIAPGKNVVEVEKKLLKFVPKDYLLDAHHWLILHGRYVCTARKPRCGACRIEDLCEYKAKTSDD
- a CDS encoding RnfABCDGE type electron transport complex subunit D, which gives rise to MALPRITSPHATGSNRTQQVMLQVLLATVPGILALTWLFGAGTLFNLVWASLCALGFEAALLAARKRPIAFFLKDYSALVTAVLLALALPPYSPWWLTLIACGFAIGFGKQLYGGLGQNPFNPAMVGYVVVLISFPVDMTSWPAPHGVAALDGIKHILGIVSLPDGWAQATALDALKVNKSLTIDELHASNPAFGHFGGAGSEAVNLAFLAGGLYLLHKRLITWHAPLGMLAALFVMSLLFWNGSGSDSNGSPLFHLLTGATMLGAFFIVTDPVSGATSSRGRLVFGIGVGVLVYVIRTWGGYPDAVAFAVLLMNLTAPTIDYYTRPRSYGHRKPNSGFKLGE
- a CDS encoding PA3496 family putative envelope integrity protein, encoding MSTDKEDLELDEDFVAEESDDAEPAVEVAKTNLTKRRIIDNFLEERRLHKQLAEYDFDI
- the rsxC gene encoding electron transport complex subunit RsxC, whose amino-acid sequence is MTVQEKFWEIPGGIHPAERKELSNRTPIQQAPLPKRLLLPLGQHIGAAAEPCVAVGQRVLKGEKIANANGFVSVPLHAPTSGSIAFIGEQPYPHASGMLAPAIVIDSDGLDEWIELTPPADYRSLEPAELLTLIRDAGINGLGGAGFPTAVKLTARPTQKIHTLIINGTECEPYITADDVLMRERAAELVAGIEVLAHLIQPQQVLIGIEDNKPEAIDAVRAACAGRDYQVRVFPTKYPSGGEKQLIQILTGVEVPSGGLPADIGILCQNVGTCVAIHDAVLLGKPLISRITTLTGEALARPGNVEALIGTPVGELLAFAGLDPSKINRLIMGGPMMGFTLPSLDVPLIKTSNCLLASTAAELPPPPPAMPCIRCGECAEACPASLLPQQLHFFALGQEHEQLKAHNLFDCIECGACAYVCPSSIPLVQYYRVAKAEIRELEQKQLKAEHSKQRFEQRQERLRRAEEQKEAERKARAEKAARAKAAQADAPPAAAAAPADEALKKLKIEASMAQVALRKAEKQLAAHDTPELQAQVNELRAAAEAAQKALAEAQATAPAPAPKPAGDEALKKAKIDAAMLKAQLRKLEKIENPDDEQQAEVARVRQQLEAAEKALAELDSQKPTAPAKPAGDEALKKAKIEAAMLKAQLRKLEKIETPDDEQQAEIARVSQQLEAAEKALTELQSQAPAPAAKPAGDDALKRAKIELAMKRAELKKAEKAGSDDTALQPLRDALAAAEQALHAAEAASGKPAPDLVRTERPGVDADLKAFKTEVAFARADLRKLERDDNTTADALEQARTRLSEAERKLAEYQP
- a CDS encoding electron transport complex subunit E, yielding MTSYREISLNGLWKNNPALVQLLGLCPLLGVSNSTVNALGLALASAVVLVCSNTAVSLVRGVVNTAVRLPAFVMIIAALTTCIELLMQAYTYELYQILGIFIPLITTNCVILGRADGFAAKHDPARAAYDGLMMGLGFGTVLVLIGAIRELLGTGALFANMHLLFGPIAADWKLTLVHDYRGFLLAILPPGAFIVLGLLIAGKNRIDQIAAERAKAAAPELPAQSRRVRVTGVIE